The Flavobacteriales bacterium genome includes a region encoding these proteins:
- the porQ gene encoding type IX secretion system protein PorQ produces LTGGLHAQLGGNNAYMVTDLVNSARVAGLGGKFISVWDPDVDLALWNPALLDSVDGGQLSMNYGSIFADVGQASASYAHHQSEYGTWAAHLNYLSYGDFSERDEFNQELGTFSASDLVLTLSHGRSIDSLFRVGANIKFIHSQLEQYRSSAIAADLAATYRSKNQDFMMGLVVRNLGVPLSQYTEGVKEQLPIGIDLGLTKRLSRSPLRMTLTFSDLQQWDLSYIDPADIGQTDPLTGEEIPVEEADLAEQILLHVNGSMEFLLGENFHLRLGYDFRRRSELALSNRPGGAGLSWGLGLKIARMRISYGRVVYNQAGATNHIGLNLRWADFRKTS; encoded by the coding sequence CCTCACAGGTGGACTTCATGCCCAATTGGGAGGAAACAACGCCTATATGGTGACCGACCTGGTCAATTCTGCACGCGTAGCAGGACTTGGAGGTAAATTCATTTCTGTCTGGGATCCTGATGTGGACCTCGCTTTATGGAATCCGGCCCTACTCGATAGTGTGGATGGTGGTCAGCTCTCGATGAATTACGGGAGTATTTTCGCAGATGTGGGACAAGCATCCGCCAGCTATGCCCATCACCAGAGCGAGTACGGAACTTGGGCGGCACATCTCAATTACTTATCCTATGGGGATTTCTCCGAGCGCGATGAGTTCAATCAGGAATTAGGAACCTTCTCCGCCTCTGACCTGGTCCTCACGCTGAGTCACGGACGCAGCATCGATTCACTCTTCCGGGTCGGGGCCAATATCAAGTTCATTCATTCCCAACTCGAGCAGTACCGGTCATCGGCTATTGCAGCCGATCTGGCCGCTACCTACAGAAGCAAGAATCAGGATTTCATGATGGGGCTGGTCGTGCGGAATCTGGGAGTGCCATTGAGCCAGTACACCGAAGGTGTGAAAGAGCAATTGCCGATCGGTATCGATCTGGGCTTGACCAAGCGCTTGAGCCGTTCTCCTCTGCGCATGACCCTGACCTTTTCCGATCTTCAACAATGGGACCTGAGCTATATCGATCCGGCCGATATCGGACAGACAGATCCTTTGACTGGTGAAGAGATCCCGGTAGAGGAGGCCGATCTGGCCGAGCAGATATTATTGCATGTCAACGGCAGCATGGAATTCCTATTGGGGGAGAATTTCCACTTGCGATTGGGCTATGATTTCAGAAGGCGTAGCGAGTTGGCACTGAGCAACCGTCCGGGCGGTGCAGGTCTCTCATGGGGCCTAGGACTCAAGATCGCACGAATGCGTATCAGTTATGGGCGGGTGGTGTATAACCAAGCTGGAGCTACCAATCACATCGGTCTCAACCTTCGTTGGGCCGACTTCAGGAAAACAAGCTAA
- the trxB gene encoding thioredoxin-disulfide reductase, whose product MSSNDTIRKCLIIGSGPAGYTAAIYAARADMKPLLYTGMEPGGQLTQTTDVDNYPGYPEGISGPVMMEEFKAQAERFDTEVRIGHVTEVDFTGPVHKVCVDGKEWIEAHTIIISTGASAKWLGLESEIRLRDIGGGVSACAVCDGFFYKGQDVAIVGAGDTAAEEASYLAKLCNKVYMLVRRDEMRASRAMQHRVNSLENIEILWNTETLEVLGEDSVTGVRVVNNKTQEESTLDVTGFFVAIGHKPNTDIFKGWLDIDEVGYIIPEPGSAKTKIDGVFVSGDAADKVYRQAVTAAGTGCMAALDAERYLAAKGIH is encoded by the coding sequence ATGTCATCGAACGATACCATCCGCAAATGCTTGATCATCGGTAGTGGACCTGCCGGATACACAGCTGCCATCTACGCTGCACGGGCCGATATGAAGCCATTGCTATACACCGGAATGGAGCCCGGAGGGCAGTTGACCCAGACCACCGATGTGGACAATTATCCCGGTTATCCCGAGGGCATTTCCGGCCCCGTGATGATGGAGGAGTTCAAGGCCCAGGCCGAGCGATTCGATACCGAAGTACGCATAGGTCATGTGACCGAAGTGGATTTCACCGGACCTGTACATAAGGTCTGTGTAGATGGAAAGGAATGGATCGAAGCCCATACGATCATCATCTCCACCGGAGCGAGTGCCAAGTGGCTCGGGCTGGAATCGGAGATTCGGCTGAGAGATATCGGAGGAGGAGTTTCTGCTTGTGCTGTATGTGATGGCTTCTTCTACAAAGGCCAGGATGTGGCCATCGTAGGAGCTGGAGATACCGCTGCTGAAGAGGCATCCTATCTCGCCAAGCTCTGTAACAAGGTCTACATGCTGGTGAGAAGGGATGAGATGCGTGCTTCGAGAGCCATGCAGCATCGCGTGAATTCTTTGGAGAACATCGAGATCCTGTGGAATACCGAAACGCTCGAAGTGCTTGGAGAAGACAGTGTCACAGGAGTACGTGTGGTCAACAACAAGACCCAGGAAGAATCGACACTCGATGTCACCGGATTTTTCGTAGCCATTGGTCATAAGCCCAATACCGACATCTTCAAAGGATGGCTCGATATCGATGAGGTCGGCTATATCATTCCGGAACCCGGATCGGCCAAGACCAAGATCGATGGAGTATTCGTTTCAGGAGATGCCGCAGACAAGGTCTATCGTCAGGCAGTCACTGCTGCGGGCACCGGTTGTATGGCCGCACTGGATGCAGAGCGCTATCTAGCTGCTAAAGGCATCCACTGA